One window of the Pyrus communis chromosome 17, drPyrComm1.1, whole genome shotgun sequence genome contains the following:
- the LOC137723665 gene encoding dof zinc finger protein DOF2.4-like gives MVFSSIPAYLDPANWQQQPNQHHHLTGSNTNNISNNNIDNNNSHFLPPPPQPPPSNPHGGSGVGGAGSIRPGSMADRARMANIPLPEQALKCPRCESTNTKFCYFNNYSLTQPRHFCKTCRRYWTRGGALRNVPVGGGCRRNKRSKGTSSSASKSPASSSDPPTGSASSSGHANLGLNNNSTAGSADNDNMMMSPQIPPLRFMSPFATDMALNFGMMNNNYGIGDLNGFHQMGSGPGASGGSLFNFQQQTPSFPFMAGLDPTSAGLMFESSGVELTGYNQVRPRAPSAGMSIPQMASVKTELESQQQQQQNQELNLSRQLLGMNNNSGNDQFWSNGGRGGGGASTTTAWTDLSGFNSTSTTSNNINNPL, from the exons ATGGTTTTCTCTTCCATTCCAGCTTATCTTGATCCAGCCAACTGGCAGCAG CAACCAAATCAGCACCACCACTTAACAGGAAGCAACACCAACAACATTAGCAACAACAACATCGACAACAACAACTCTCACTTCCTTCCACCTCCTCCGCAGCCGCCGCCTTCAAACCCTCATGGAGGCAGTGGGGTAGGTGGCGCAGGCTCGATCAGGCCAGGCTCCATGGCAGATCGAGCCCGCATGGCCAACATCCCCCTCCCAGAGCAGGCACTAAAATGCCCGCGGTGCGAGTCCACCAACACCAAGTTCTGCTACTTCAACAACTACAGCCTCACGCAGCCCCGCCACTTTTGCAAGACCTGCAGAAGGTACTGGACACGCGGTGGGGCCCTGCGTAACGTTCCAGTTGGCGGTGGCTGCAGGAGAAACAAAAGGAGCAAGGGAACCAGCAGCAGCGCCTCCAAGTCCCCAGCCAGCAGCTCGGACCCGCCAACCGGCTCGGCCAGTTCGTCAGGCCACGCAAATTTAGGGTTAAACAACAACAGTACGGCCGGCTCGGCGGATAATGATAACATGATGATGAGCCCGCAAATCCCACCGCTCCGTTTTATGTCGCCTTTCGCCACCGACATGGCTTTAAATTTCGGCATGATGAACAATAATTATGGAATTGGAGACTTGAATGGTTTTCATCAGATGGGGAGTGGTCCAGGAGCTAGCGGTGGATCGCTCTTTAATTTCCAGCAGCAGACGCCGTCGTTTCCTTTCATGGCGGGGTTGGATCCTACGTCAGCGGGGCTGATGTTCGAGAGCAGCGGAGTTGAGCTAACGGGGTATAATCAGGTGCGGCCAAGAGCACCGTCTGCGGGGATGAGTATACCTCAAATGGCTTCGGTGAAGACGGAATTAGAAAgtcagcaacaacaacaacagaaTCAGGAGTTGAATTTGTCGAGGCAGTTGTTGGGGATGAATAATAATTCAGGAAATGATCAGTTCTGGAGCAATGGCGGCCGCGGCGGTGGTGGTGCTAGTACTACTACTGCATGGACTGATCTTTCGGGGTTTAATTCTACTTCCACTACTAGCAATAATATTAACAATCCCCTATAA